In a genomic window of Quercus lobata isolate SW786 chromosome 4, ValleyOak3.0 Primary Assembly, whole genome shotgun sequence:
- the LOC115987380 gene encoding guanine nucleotide exchange factor SPIKE 1-like: MVSNEITSEASTAEIEGYGASMLTIDSAVKYLQLSNKLFSQAELYHFCASILELVIPVYKRRKAYGQLAKSHTLLTSIYESILEQESSPIPFIDATYYRVGLYGDRFGKLDRKEYVYREPRDVRLGDIMEKLCHIYESRMDGNHTLHIIPDSRQVKADELQPGVCYLQITAVDAVMEDEDLESRRERIFSLSTGSVRARVFDRFLFDTPFTKNGKTQGGLEDQWKRRSVLQTEGSFPALVNRLLVIKSESLEFSPVENAIGMIETRTAALRNELEEPRSSTPSSPESTENSSRQCCCSSEQWSPKCVYGLPVW; this comes from the exons ATGGTGAGCAATGAGATCACATCAGAGGCTTCTACTGCTGAGATAGAGGGATATGGTGCTTCAATGCTCACAATTGACTCTGCAGTGAAGTACCTTCAACTTTCTAATAAGCTTTTCTCTCAAGCTGAGCTCTATCATTTCTGTGCCAGCATTCTTGAGCTTGTAATTCCAGTTTATAAAAGGAGAAAGGCATATGGGCAGCTGGCTAAATCTCACACATTACTCACTAGTATCTATGAATCAATTCTTGAGCAGGAATCAAGCCCAATTCCATTCATTGATGCCACATACTATCGGGTGGGATTATATGGTGATAGATTTGGGAAGCTTGATAGAAAGGAGTATGTATACCGGGAGCCCCGTGATGTTCGGCTAGGTGACATAATGGAGAAACTTTGTCATATATACGAGTCTAGGATGGACGGCAATCACACTTTACACATTATTCCAGATTCAAGACAAGTGAAGGCAGATGAATTACAGCCTGGAGTCTGCTACCTGCAGATAACTGCTGTTGATGCAGTAATGGAGGATGAAGATTTGGAAAGTAGAAGGGAAAGGATCTTTTCACTTTCCACTGGAAGTGTCCGTGCACGTGTGTTTGACCGCTTTTTGTTTGATACCCCATTTACAAAAAATGGCAAGACCCAGGGTGGATTGGAAGACCAATGGAAGAGGCGAAGTGTGCTTCAGACTGAGGGCTCCTTCCCTGCCCTTGTGAATAGGCTCTTGGTAATTAAATCTGAATCTCTTGAGTTCTCCCCAGTAGAAAATGCAATTGGAATGATTGAAACTCGGACAGCTGCACTACGAAATGAGCTTGAAGAGCCTCGCAGTTCAACTCCCTCGTCTCCAGAGTCTACAGAGAATTCTTCAAGGCAGTGTTGCTGTTCAA GTGAACAGTGGAGTCCTAAGTGTGTGTACGGCCTTCCTGTCTGGTAA